AGCCGAAGGCCGACGGCGTGAAGCTCTGGTTCTTGGGCGTGAGCCACTTGAGCGCGCCTTCGGGCAGCTCTTCGAAGAAGCGGCTCTTCACGTTGTAGCGCGTCTGGCCATGCAGCATCCGCGTCTGCGAATGGCTCAGGTACAGGCGCTTGCGCGCGCGCGTGATCGCCACGTACATCAGGCGGCGTTCTTCCTCGAGGCTTTCGAAATCGCTCATCGAGTTTTCGTGCGGGAACAGGCCCTCTTCCATGCCGGTGATGAACACGCAGTCGAACTCCAGGCCCTTGGCCGCGTGAACGGTCATCAGCTGGACGGCGTCCTGGCCGGCCTGTGCCTGGTTGTCGCCCGACTCGAGCGCCGCATGCGTGAGGAACGCGGCCAGCGGGCTCAGCGTTTCGCCGGTTTCGGCGTCGGGTGCGAGCGGTTCGTCGACCAGCGGCTGCGTCAGGTCGATGCCCTGGCTCGCGGGCGACTGGCGCAGTTCGTCGATGGGCAGCGCCACGGCATCGCGGCCGAAGCCTTCCTGCGTGACGAAGCTTTCGGCGGCGTTGACCAGTTCTTCCAGGTTCTCGATGCGGTCGGCGCCTTCGCGGTCGGCCTTGTAGTGCTCGACAAGCCCGCTGTGGTCGAGCACCAGCTCGATGATCTCGCGCAGGCTGACGCCTTGCGTCTGCTCGCGCAGCACGTCGATCTTGGCGACGAAGCCCGTGAGGTTCGCGCCCGCCTTGCCGCCGACGACGCTGACCGCGTCATGCAGCGAGCGCCCGGCCGAGCGCGCCGCGTCCTGCAGCTGCTCGAGCGTGCGCGCGCCGATGCCGCGCGGCGGAAAGTTGACCACGCGCAGAAAGCTGGTGTCGTCGTCCTTGTTCTCGAGCAGGCGCAGGTAGGCCAGCGCGTGCTTGATTTCGGCGCGCTCGAAGAAGCGCAGGCCGCCGTACACGCGGTACGGCACCGAGGCATTGAAGAGCGCGGTTTCGATCACCCGGCTCTGCGCATTGCTGCGGTAGAGCACGGCCATTTCCTTGCGATCGAAGCCGTCGCGCACGAGCTGGCGCATTTCCTCGACCATCCACTGCGCCTCGGCCAGGTCGGTGGGCGACTCGTACACGCGCACCGGTTCGCCCGGGCCCTGGTCGGTGCGCAGGTTCTTGCCCAGCCGCTTCTTGTTGTGGCTGATGAGCTCGTTGGCCGAATCGAGGATGTTGCTGTAGCTGCGGTAGTTCTGCTCCAGCTTGATCTGGTGCTGCACGTCGAACTCGCGCACGAAGTCGGCCATGTTGCCCACGCGTGCGCCGCGAAAGGCGTAGATGCTCTGGTCGTCGTCGCCCACGGCGATCACGCTGTTGTTCGGATTCGGGGTGAACTGGCCCGCTGCGGTGGTGCCCGAAAGCATCTTGATCCACGCGTACTGCAGGCGGTTGGTGTCCTGGAACTCGTCGATCAGGATGTGGCGGAAGCGCCGCTGGTAGTGCTCCCGCACCGGGTCGTTGTCGCGCAGCAGTTCGTAGCTGCGCAGCATGAGTTCGCCGAAATCGACCACGCCTTCGCGCTGGCACTGTTCTTCGTAGAGCTGGTACAGCTCGACCTTCTTGCGGTCATCGTCGCTGCGAATCTCCACGTCGCGCGGACGCAAGCCGTCTTCCTTCGCACCCGCAATGAACCACTGCGTCTGCTTGGCCGGAAAGCGCTCGTCATCGACGTTGAACTGCTTCATCAGCCGCTTGATGGCCGAAAGCTGGTCTTGCGTGTCGAGGATCTGGAAAGTGGAAGGCAGGTTGGCCAGCTTCCAGTGCGCGCGCAGCAAGCGGTTGCACAGGCCGTGGAAGGTGCCGATCCACATGCCGCGCACGTTGACGGGCAATATGGCCGTCAGCCGCGTCATCATTTCCTTGGCGGCCTTGTTGGTGAAGGTCACCGCCAAGATGCCGCCTGCGGAAACCTGGCCGGTCTGCAGCAGCCAGGCGATGCGGGTGGTGAGCACCCGCGTCTTGCCCGAACCGGCACCGGCGAGGATCAGGGCATTGCCCGCCGGCAGCGTGACCGCGGCGCGCTGCTCCGGGTTCAGGTTGGCGAGCAGAGGCGAATCGGCCGCTGGGGGTTGGGGTGCGCCGGCAGTGGCGTCGTACGAGCCGAAAAGAGACATCCCGGCATTGTAGGAAGCCGGGGCGTCCCGACGCAGCGGCGGGGTTGCCCGCGCCCTTTTTACTTCACGAGTTTGAGCGTGCCCTTCATGATCGATGAATGGCCGGGGAAGGAGCAGAAGAAGGTGTAGCTGTCGGCCGCGCCCAGCTTGGCGACCGGAAAGCTCACGCTGTCGCTTTCGCCGCCGCCGACGACCTTGGTGTGCGCCACGACACGCGCATCGCCGGCCTTCACATAATTTTGCGGCAGGCCGGCAGAAACGCCGTCGGCGGCGACCGCCGGCACGTCGGACGTCTTGGCAAGCACCCAGTTGTGGCCCATGGCCTGCTTCGGCAGCTTGCCGGTGTGCTTGAGCCTGACGGTGAATTCCTTGCAGCTCTTGCTCACCTCGATGGCGGGCTTGTTGAACTGCATGGCGTCGTTGCCTTCGATCTCCACGCTGCAGTCGGCAGCGAAGGCGGAGGAAGCGGCGAGAGAGGCGAGCGCCAGAACGGCGGTGGCAGCGAGATGGCGGCGAAGCATGGGAGCGATCTCCAGAAGAAGAAATGAACGTGGCGCAGGACATGCTGCGCCAGCGGCATTGTCGAGCGCACCCGCCGCGCGGCACTGATCTGCATCAAATGGTACTGCCGCGGGGCGCGCTTCGCCAGGCGGCCTGGGCGGGCAGACCGGCCGGCGAATAAGGTCTATACGAAAGCACGGAGGGAGGCGAGGCGCCACTCCCTATAATCAATCACCGGGCCCAAGTTTCTTGTCGCCCGGTTTTTTTGTGCCTGCATGGCGCCAATCGACCGGGCCGGGACCAAGCGCCCACGCCGCCGAATCGTTCGGCGGCGCACCTTTCACAGGAAGCTTGGTTTCTCATGCAAATTTTCGATTACGACAACATCCTGCTTCTGCCGCGCAAATGCCGCGTGGAAAGCCGCTCGGAGTGCGACGCCAGCGTGACGCTGGGCGCGCGCAGCTTCCGCCTGCCGGTGGTGCCGGCCAACATGAAGACTGTGGTCGACGAGCCGATCTGCCTCTGGCTCGCACAGAACGGTTATTTCTACGTGATGCACCGCTTCGACCTGGACAACGTGAAGTTCGTCAAGGAAATGCAGGGCGAAGGCGTGTTCGCCTCCATTTCGCTGGGCGTGAAGAAGCCCGACTACGACACGGTCGACCAGATGGTGGCCGAGGGCCTGGTGCCCGAATACATCACGATCGACATTGCGCACGGCCACGCCGACAGCGTGAAGAACATGATCGGCTACCTCAAGCAGAAGCTGCCGGGTTCCTTCGTGATCGCCGGCAATGTGGGCACGCCCGAAGCCGTGATCGACCTGGAGAACTGGGGCGCCGATGCCACCAAGGTCGGCATCGGCCCGGGCAAGGTCTGCATCACCAAGCTCAAGACCGGCTTCGGCACCGGCGGCTGGCAGCTCAGCGCGCTCAAGTGGTGCGCGCGCGTGGCCACCAAGCCGATCATTGCGGACGGCGGCATTCGCGACCACGGCGACATTGCCAAGAGCGTGCGGTTCGGCGCGTCGATGGTGATGATCGGCTCGCTCTTCGCGGGGCACGAAGAATCGCCGGGCAAGACCGTCGAAGTCGACGGCGTGCTCTTCAAGGAGTACTACGGCTCGGCCAGCGACTTCAACAAGGGCGAGTACAAGCACGTCGAGGGCAAGCGCATCCTCGAGCCGATCAAGGGCAAGTTGGCCGAGACGCTGGTCGAGATGGAGCAGGACGTGCAGAGCTCCATCAGCTACGCGGGCGGCCGCGCGCTGATGGACATCCGCAAGGTCAACTACGTCACGCTGGGCGGCGACAACGCAGGCGAACACCTGCTGATGTGAGTCCTGCGCCGGCTCCGCTGAATCAGGCTTCCAGGAGTTGCGCCGCGTGGCGGTGCAGCCAGTGGGCCGGGTCGGCCAACGCATCGACGATGCTGAAGTGATTCAGGCCGGAAAGCGTCTCGCACACGGGCACGGTGTTACGGCCCCAGGCCTCGCGAATCAACGCGTTGTGGCGAATGAACTCCTCGCTTTCGTCGCCTCCCACCACCGCATGGAGTTGCCCGCGCGCGGGCGCCGGCCACAGTGCCGGGCTCGCGCGCAGCGCGTCCGCATCGCCGAGCTTCAGCGTGTGCGCCAGGAACGGCGTGCGCTGCAATGGCCGAAGGTCGTAAAGACCTGAAATCGACAGCGCATTGCGCACCAGCTGCGCCGGCAGGTCGGGGGAGACGGACTTCCATGCGCAGGCCAGCAGCGCAGCCGCCATGTGGCCGCCGGCCGAGTGACCCGCGACGGTGACGCGCGACGGGTCCGCACCGAAGCTCGATGCGTTCCGCCAGGTCCATTCGAGCGCACGCACCATCTGCATGAGGATGCCCGGCACCGTCACGGGCTGCTCCACCGTTCCGGGGCACAGCGCGTAGTTGGGCATGACCACGCACACGCCGCGGTCGTTGAACGCAGGGGCAATGAAGGAATGGTCGCGCTTGTCCATGGCGCGCCAGTAGCCGCCATGAATGAACACCAGCACCGGCGCATCGGGTACGGGCGCGGGAAAGATGTCGAGCGTTTCGTTGACGCCCTTGCCGTAGGGCACGTCGATCCGGCCCGGGAGTGCCTCCCGCGCGGCTGCCGAATCGCTCGCCCATCGGGCGAAGTACGCGGGGTGGTCTTTCACTCGCGCGAGATTGTTGTACATGCCTTCCAGCCAGGCGGGTTCGTACGAGGCCATGCGGTTGCTGCTTCCTTCTTTTTGGAGACCGCGCATCTTGGCCCATCTCGGCTCGGTGCATGCGCGCGAGGAGGCGTTCTGGTTAAAATTCGCCCTGCGTTGGGGGGGTAGCTCAGCTGGGAGAGCGCCGCGTTCGCAATGCGGAGGTCGTGAGTTCGATCCTCATCCTCTCCACCACCCATCAAAAGGGGCTCGGATTCTTCCGAGCCCCTTTTTTCTTGCCTGGGACTTTCCCTGATCCCGCTCTCTTTCCTTCTCCTGCTTTTTTCGGACGTTTCAGGGGCGGCCTCCTATGTGCGAACGTGTCACAGGTAGTAGAAAGTTTTCATTCGGTAACAAAATTACCAAAACGAGGGATGCAACAAAGTATTGCGTTCGACTACAAAAGTAGTAATGTGAATTCTTCGAGTACACCTTTTGGACTCAAAAGTGAACCAAGTGCTTAATCCTCCTGGCTCCAGAGCAATCTGGGCTACCCCCAGGCCCCCGCGCCATAAGTAGCTCGATGTACAGGAAAGCACGCCGTGCCAGCCACCTCCTTCGACCCGGATTGCGGGACCGACTCCAACCTGACCGCCGACGCGGTCATGGTGGCAAGGATGCGCCTGGTGCTGGCGATCTCCGCCTTGCTGGCGATCGCGGTTGACGCCGGCGAAGCGCAGCAGCACATCGGCAGCCCCGTTTGGCTGGCTTTCGCCGGCTACCTGGTCTACAGCGTCGGCGTGTACATCTGCACGCGCATGGGCCAGCCGTATTTCCAGGGCAAGGCCATCCATTGGTTCGACGTGCTGTGGTTCACGCTGCTCACCTTCGTGACAGGCGGCGTTTCCAGTCTCTACTTTCTCTTCTACTTCTTCGTCATTCTCACATCGTCGTTCCGCTGGGGCTACGAAGAAGGCGCCCGGGTGACCATGGCGTCGGTTGCCTCGTTCGTCGCCTGCAGCCTCGGCACGGGCACCGGCACCGACACCTACACGCCGCAGTTGCTCATGCGCACCACCTTCCTGCTTGCGCTGGGACACATGATCGGGCATTGGGGCGGATCGAAGGTCGAGCTGCGGCGGCGCCTCGCTCTGCTGAGCCAGGTGAGCCGCCTGTCGAACCCCCGGTTCGGCGTGAACCGCACCATCGCAGGCATGATGCAAAAGACTCTGGCCTTTTTCGAAGCCAGCCACTGCATCCTCCTGACACGCGACACGGCAACCAGCACCTGGGTCATGCGCACGCTCCGGAAAAGCCATGCGGGCGAATCCGTCAGTGTCGAGACGATCGGCCGCGCCTCGGAATCGCCGCTCACGGCGCTGGAGGCCGAGCGGATCGTGCTGAACAAGCGCCGGCCCTGGCCGCTGAACTGGCTGCGCGCGCCAAGCCAAGCTTGCGACCCTCGCACGCACCACTGGCTCCCTCTGGACGAGCATGGCATGCATGACAGCGCGGCGGTTGGGGCAATGCTCGAGGCTCGTTCCTTCATGAGCGCACCGCTGCCCATGCGACTGGGAGAGGGGCGGATCTATATGTCGTCCCAGGACGGATCGTTTCGCCGTTCCGACGCGCTGTTCCTGGCGCACATCATGGGCCAGGTCTTCCCCGTCATCGAGACCATCGAAGTGCTGGACCGGATGGCTTCGGATGCAGCCTCGAAGGAGCGCCTGAAGATTTCGCTCGACTTGCACGACACGGCGATCCAGCCGTATATCGGCCTCAAGCTGGGGCTGAGCGCCTTGCGCAAGAAGGCGACGGCCGACAACCCGTTGATCGACGACCTCGAAAACCTGGCCAACATGGCCGAAGGCGTGGTTGCCGACCTGCGGCGCTATGCGGGTTCGGTCAAGCATGGCGCCGACAACCAGTGCGAGTTCATTCTTCCGCACCTGCACCGGCAGGCGGCCCGGATCAAGACGCTCTACGGCATCGATATTGCCATCCTGCTCGAAGGAAACGTCCACCTCGACGACCGGATGACGGCCGAAGTGCTCCAGCTGGTTCGCGAGGGATTGAACAACATCTGCAAGCACACCCATGCCCATCGCGGTTGCATCCGCATCGGCTGCACGGACGGCAAGCTGCAGATCCAGATCGAGAACGAGGCCTCGGACGAGAAGTTCGCGGCTTTCCGTCCACGCTCGATCAGCGAGCGCGCGGCCGCCCTGGGCGGGCGTGCGCAGGTCAGTCAGGGCGCGGACGGCGCAACGGCGGTTTTGGTCGAGATACCCATCTGAAGAAGGAAGAGGCTCAATCATGCAACCCAGCACCACCACGCAACCGATCGGCGTCATGCTCGTGGACGATCACCAGACCATGCTGTGGGGCCTATCGAAACTGATCGACGGCGAGCAGCCGCGCATGAAGGTTGTCGCCACGGCAAACTGCTGCGAGGACGCGCTGGAACGAACCGGGCACGTCGTGCCCGACGTGATCGTTCTCGACCTGGACCTGGGCGGCCGATGCGCCCTGGACATTCTTCCCGCGCTGCTTTCGAACGATGTGTCGCGTGCGCTCGTCCTCACGGGCGAGCGCAGGCAGCAGACGCTGGATCTCGCCGTGCTGCGCGGCGCAAGAGGCGTGTTGAGCAAGGACGCTTCCGCCGAGCAGGTGCTCGATGCAATCGAGCGCGTGCACAAGGGCGAGCTGTGCATCGACGCGCAGGCCATGGGGCGCGTCTTCTCCGAGCTGACATCGCCGAAGAAGCCCGTGAAGGCAGACCCCGAAGCAGCCAGGCTGGCCAGCCTGACGCAAAAGGAGCGGCAGATCATTTGCGCCGTCGTACAGGGCAGCGGCGCCGCGAACAAGACGCTGGCCTCGCGGCTGTTCGTGACCGAGCACACGTTCCGCAATCACCTCACCTCGATCTACCAGAAGCTCGACGTGGCAAACCGGCTCGAGCTGTATATCTACGCCGTCAAGCACCAGCTCGACGCCGCGGCCCATTGAGGGCGGCTGCCGAGTTCAGCTTCCGCCACCGAGCATCGGCCCGATGATGCGGACCATTCGGATGGCCGCCGGCGTGAGGATGACCGCCGAGATGCACGGAAAGATGCACAGCACCAGTGGCAGCAGCATCTTGGTCGGAACCTTGGCCGCCAGCTCTTCCGCGCGAACCTGACGCTTGTGGCGCAGATCGTCCGAGAACACACGCAGCGATTCGCCGATGCTGGTGCCGAACCGGTCGGCCTGGGTCAGCATGGTGGCGAAGGTTCCGATTTCCTCCACGCCGGTGCGCAGCGCGAGGTTCCGCAGCGACTTCTCGCGCGTGCCGCCCGCGCGCATCTCGAGATTGGTCCAGTGCAGTTCCTGCGCCAGGGCCTCGCTCTTGACACGGATTTCTTCAGTGACCTTGACCAGGGCGGCATCGAGCCCGAGCCCCGCCTCGACGCAGACCAGCATCAGGTCGGCGGCGTCGGGGAAGTTCTCGAAGATTTCACGTTGGCGGCTTTTGATCGTCATACGCAGCACGATGTTGGGCAGGTAGCAGCCGAACAGCGCCGCCACCGCGAGCCACAGCAGGGTCGTCAATCCCTCGTCCGCTCCGGCCGCGCGTATCGCGACGAAGGCCAGGCCCGCCAAGCCCAGCGGCAGCAGCGTCTTCAAGCCGAAGTAGAAGAGGCTCGCGTCCGGGTGGCGGATGCCTGCGTTGAGGAATTTCAGGCGCAGCGGCGATGTTTCGCCCTCGCCCGTAGGCGATGACAGCTGCGCGAAGGAGCCGACGACCTTGACGGCCGTTTCGGCCCAGGCCGACTTGCCCGATGAAGGAGCCACCGCCCGCAGGCGCTGTTCGGTGCGCGTGGGCAGCACCCAGACCGCGAATCCGCCGATGGCGAGGGACACGGTAACAAACACGAGGATAGGAAACAGCATGGCATTTCTCCTTCAGACGCGAATCTTCAC
The Variovorax paradoxus genome window above contains:
- a CDS encoding UvrD-helicase domain-containing protein; amino-acid sequence: MSLFGSYDATAGAPQPPAADSPLLANLNPEQRAAVTLPAGNALILAGAGSGKTRVLTTRIAWLLQTGQVSAGGILAVTFTNKAAKEMMTRLTAILPVNVRGMWIGTFHGLCNRLLRAHWKLANLPSTFQILDTQDQLSAIKRLMKQFNVDDERFPAKQTQWFIAGAKEDGLRPRDVEIRSDDDRKKVELYQLYEEQCQREGVVDFGELMLRSYELLRDNDPVREHYQRRFRHILIDEFQDTNRLQYAWIKMLSGTTAAGQFTPNPNNSVIAVGDDDQSIYAFRGARVGNMADFVREFDVQHQIKLEQNYRSYSNILDSANELISHNKKRLGKNLRTDQGPGEPVRVYESPTDLAEAQWMVEEMRQLVRDGFDRKEMAVLYRSNAQSRVIETALFNASVPYRVYGGLRFFERAEIKHALAYLRLLENKDDDTSFLRVVNFPPRGIGARTLEQLQDAARSAGRSLHDAVSVVGGKAGANLTGFVAKIDVLREQTQGVSLREIIELVLDHSGLVEHYKADREGADRIENLEELVNAAESFVTQEGFGRDAVALPIDELRQSPASQGIDLTQPLVDEPLAPDAETGETLSPLAAFLTHAALESGDNQAQAGQDAVQLMTVHAAKGLEFDCVFITGMEEGLFPHENSMSDFESLEEERRLMYVAITRARKRLYLSHSQTRMLHGQTRYNVKSRFFEELPEGALKWLTPKNQSFTPSAFGYGGGYASTRGGSGSYGGGGNYGGSKDTFASPPVPPQKTAPSHGLRSGMQVFHNKFGEGTVLSLEGTGDDARAQVKFTRHGVKWLALSVAKLTPV
- the azu gene encoding azurin, producing the protein MLRRHLAATAVLALASLAASSAFAADCSVEIEGNDAMQFNKPAIEVSKSCKEFTVRLKHTGKLPKQAMGHNWVLAKTSDVPAVAADGVSAGLPQNYVKAGDARVVAHTKVVGGGESDSVSFPVAKLGAADSYTFFCSFPGHSSIMKGTLKLVK
- a CDS encoding GMP reductase, translating into MQIFDYDNILLLPRKCRVESRSECDASVTLGARSFRLPVVPANMKTVVDEPICLWLAQNGYFYVMHRFDLDNVKFVKEMQGEGVFASISLGVKKPDYDTVDQMVAEGLVPEYITIDIAHGHADSVKNMIGYLKQKLPGSFVIAGNVGTPEAVIDLENWGADATKVGIGPGKVCITKLKTGFGTGGWQLSALKWCARVATKPIIADGGIRDHGDIAKSVRFGASMVMIGSLFAGHEESPGKTVEVDGVLFKEYYGSASDFNKGEYKHVEGKRILEPIKGKLAETLVEMEQDVQSSISYAGGRALMDIRKVNYVTLGGDNAGEHLLM
- a CDS encoding alpha/beta hydrolase; the encoded protein is MASYEPAWLEGMYNNLARVKDHPAYFARWASDSAAAREALPGRIDVPYGKGVNETLDIFPAPVPDAPVLVFIHGGYWRAMDKRDHSFIAPAFNDRGVCVVMPNYALCPGTVEQPVTVPGILMQMVRALEWTWRNASSFGADPSRVTVAGHSAGGHMAAALLACAWKSVSPDLPAQLVRNALSISGLYDLRPLQRTPFLAHTLKLGDADALRASPALWPAPARGQLHAVVGGDESEEFIRHNALIREAWGRNTVPVCETLSGLNHFSIVDALADPAHWLHRHAAQLLEA
- a CDS encoding sensor histidine kinase, translating into MPATSFDPDCGTDSNLTADAVMVARMRLVLAISALLAIAVDAGEAQQHIGSPVWLAFAGYLVYSVGVYICTRMGQPYFQGKAIHWFDVLWFTLLTFVTGGVSSLYFLFYFFVILTSSFRWGYEEGARVTMASVASFVACSLGTGTGTDTYTPQLLMRTTFLLALGHMIGHWGGSKVELRRRLALLSQVSRLSNPRFGVNRTIAGMMQKTLAFFEASHCILLTRDTATSTWVMRTLRKSHAGESVSVETIGRASESPLTALEAERIVLNKRRPWPLNWLRAPSQACDPRTHHWLPLDEHGMHDSAAVGAMLEARSFMSAPLPMRLGEGRIYMSSQDGSFRRSDALFLAHIMGQVFPVIETIEVLDRMASDAASKERLKISLDLHDTAIQPYIGLKLGLSALRKKATADNPLIDDLENLANMAEGVVADLRRYAGSVKHGADNQCEFILPHLHRQAARIKTLYGIDIAILLEGNVHLDDRMTAEVLQLVREGLNNICKHTHAHRGCIRIGCTDGKLQIQIENEASDEKFAAFRPRSISERAAALGGRAQVSQGADGATAVLVEIPI
- a CDS encoding response regulator, yielding MQPSTTTQPIGVMLVDDHQTMLWGLSKLIDGEQPRMKVVATANCCEDALERTGHVVPDVIVLDLDLGGRCALDILPALLSNDVSRALVLTGERRQQTLDLAVLRGARGVLSKDASAEQVLDAIERVHKGELCIDAQAMGRVFSELTSPKKPVKADPEAARLASLTQKERQIICAVVQGSGAANKTLASRLFVTEHTFRNHLTSIYQKLDVANRLELYIYAVKHQLDAAAH
- a CDS encoding type II secretion system F family protein gives rise to the protein MLFPILVFVTVSLAIGGFAVWVLPTRTEQRLRAVAPSSGKSAWAETAVKVVGSFAQLSSPTGEGETSPLRLKFLNAGIRHPDASLFYFGLKTLLPLGLAGLAFVAIRAAGADEGLTTLLWLAVAALFGCYLPNIVLRMTIKSRQREIFENFPDAADLMLVCVEAGLGLDAALVKVTEEIRVKSEALAQELHWTNLEMRAGGTREKSLRNLALRTGVEEIGTFATMLTQADRFGTSIGESLRVFSDDLRHKRQVRAEELAAKVPTKMLLPLVLCIFPCISAVILTPAAIRMVRIIGPMLGGGS